One genomic segment of Sebastes fasciatus isolate fSebFas1 chromosome 17, fSebFas1.pri, whole genome shotgun sequence includes these proteins:
- the lypla2 gene encoding acyl-protein thioesterase 2, with translation MCGNNMSVPLLAEAVTVSGVEKETAAVIFLHGLGDTGHGWADTLTGIRLPHVKFICPHAPQIPVTLNMRSMMPAWFDLMGLSPDSQEDEAGIKKAADSIKAIIEHEVKNGIPPHRIMLGGFSQGGALSLYTALTCPHQLAGVVALSCWLPLHRSFPSASSGHKNIPILQCHGEMDGMIPMQFGAMTAEKLKFIVNPQMITFKTYPGLSHSSSAQEMATVKEFIEKYLPQI, from the exons ATGTGTGGCAACAACATGTCTGTGCCGCTGCTCGCCGAGGCTGTGACGGTGTCTGGAGTGGAGAAGGAGACCGCGGCG GTGATCTTCCTTCATGGATTAGGAGATACAGG gCATGGGTGGGCAGACACTTTGACGGGGATCCGGCTGCCTCACGTCAAGTTCATCTGCCCCCACgc GCCTCAGATCCCCGTCACTCTCAACATGAGGTCGATGATGCCCGCATG GTTTGACCTCATGGGGCTCAGCCCCGACTCCCAGGAGGACGAAGCTGGAATCAAGAAGGCAGCAGACAGCA TCAAGGCCATAATCGAACATGAGGTCAAAAATGGCATCCCCCCACACCGTATAATGCTCGGTGGCTTCTCTCAG GGCGGGGCCTTGTCCTTGTATACCGCCTTGACCTGCCCACATCAGTTGGCTGGCGTCGTGGCCCTCAGTTGCTGGCTACCACTTCACAGGAGTTTCCCATCG GCATCAAGTGGCCACAAGAACATCCCGATCCTGCAGTGCCACGGCGAGATGGACGGCATGATCCCAATGCAGTTTGGTGCCATGACGGCAGAGAAACTCAAATTCATAGTCAACCCTCAGATGATCACCTTCAAAACCTACCCAGGGCTCTCTCACAGCTCCTCTGCTCAG
- the pithd1 gene encoding PITH domain-containing protein 1: MSGHGHGHGQGCGCAGEHEPAERGLEYGLYRRIDLDKLQCLNETREGDGRLVFKPWDRRNERDTYVESDADEELLFNIPFTGSVKLKGIIISGEDDDSHPAEIRLYKNIPHMSFDDTGREPEQAFRLNRDPVAELEYPTKIARFSSVHHLSIHISKNFGAENTRVYYIGLRGEYSEAYRHEVTICNYEASANPADHKVESIIPQTNFIS, translated from the exons ATGTCCGGGCACGGTCATGGGCACGGGCAAGGTTGCGGGTGTGCGGGGGAGCACGAGCCCGCGGAGAGGGGCCTGGAGTACGGACTGTACCGGAGGATCGACCTGGACAAGCTGCAGTGCCTCAACGAGACCAGAGAAGGGGACGGGAGGCTGGTGTTCAAACCCTGGGACCGGAGGAACGAGCGGGACACG TATGTCGAGAGTGACGCAGATGAAGAGCTGCTGTTCAACATCCC TTTTACAGGCAGCGTGAAGCTGAAAGGCATCATCATCTCTGGAGAAGATGACGACTCTCATCCGGCTGAGATTCGACT GTACAAGAACATCCCTCACATGTCCTTCGACGACACCGGCAGAGAACCCGAACAAGCCTTCAGACTCAACAGAGACCCCGTCGCCGAGCTGGAATACCCAACAAA GATCGCTCGTTTCTCCAGTGTCCACCACCTCTCCATCCACATCTCAAAGAACTTCGGAGCAGAGAACACCAGGGTCTACTACATCGGTCTGAGGGGAGAATACTCGGAG GCTTACAGACATGAAGTGACCATCTGTAACTACGAGGCGTCAGCAAACCCTGCAGATCACAAAGTGGAGAGCATCATCCCACAAACTAACTTCATTTCCTGA